From the genome of Thiomicrorhabdus indica:
GCCTGAACTTTGGCTGGTGCACGGTTGATTTCATCCGCCAACAATAAATTATGAAAAATAGGCCCAGATTGAAAGGTGAATTCACCGGTTTCTGGTCGGTAAATGTCGGTGCCGGTAATATCTGAAGGCAACAAGTCTGGTGTGAATTGGATGCGGTGGAAAGACCCTTCGATTAGTTCTGCCAAGGTTTTAATGGCTTTGGTTTTTGCAAGACCTGGAGGTCCTTCAACCAAAATATGACCATTAGCTAACAAGACCAATAACATTCGTTCAACCAGTTGCGGTTGTCCAAGAATTTGTTTATTGATGGCGGTTTGTAATGCTTTGAATTTGTGTAAAAGTGAATCTTCAGAATCTTTTGCCACGCTGCTACCTGTGTATGCTTGAGAGTTACCAGTAATACTTGTCGTGCATTATACGTCAGGGTTTGGAGTTAGTGCATGCATTCAAGACAATGTGTAGAGTAATTCCAAGATTACTCAAGTTTTATTTTTGCTTATCTTGTGGAAAATAGTCTGAAAAAGTCAGATGAATGGTTTTGATCAACCCGTTAAATTTTATTTAATAATGAATCAATGAAACTCACCAAAAAACGATGATATTCGAACGAATGAATTAGGAAGTGATATGAACACTGAACAACAATTTAAGACTCAAGCCTTGCAGTGGATTAGGGTTAGCGCTGTCTTACTGTTTTTAGCCGTTGCGTTTGGAGCCTTTGGTGCGCATGGGCTTGAAAAAAGTTTTTCGTTAAAGCAACTCAGTGTTTGGGAAAAAGGTGTTGATTATTTGTTCATTCATGGATTAGCAATGTTCATGGTAAGTTTTTTGTTTCGATTGTTTCCTAAGCAAATTTCCCATTGGCAAAGAGTAAATTGGAGTTTTTTAGCTGGGGTTTCATTGTTTAGTGGCAGTTTATTTGCCTGGTGTTTAACGGACATTCATAGTTTGGTTTTTTTGACTCCGCTAGGAGGTTTGTTATTTTTAGCCGCTTGGCTTCAGCTAGCTTTGGGGGTGAGTTCTGAGATCAATCAAAACAAAGAAAAAGAAATAATGAAATAGGTGCTCATAAACGAATTTTTATGCTTCTTGATAAGTTTTATTTATTGAATAAAAAAATTAATGATTTGCTTTGCATGTTCAAATGCAAAAGAATCGACTTTTCGATGGTAATTAAGGAACAAAAAAATGCAATTAAACCCTTTTAGTTTTCACAAATGGTGTGTCAGTTCTGTAGCGAGTGCTTTTGTCGCAGGTTCTCTGATTTTAGGTAGTGCAGCAGTTCAGGCCGCAGAAGTTAAAGAAATTAAGCAAACCATTGAACAGAATGGAACCAACTTATCTGTCAGAGCGAATTTGATGATGGCGGACGGCAAAACGATGCAAGATGACATGGTGTTGCTGACACACGGGACTCTGACGCATATGGAGCGCTCGACTTATGCGGCTTTGCAAAAAAACTTAGCAGCGCTGGGCGTCAGTTCTTTGGCAATAAACTTATCTTTGGGTGTTGATAACCGTCAGGGTGAATATGATTGTGCCGTGCCACACAAGCATCGACATACCGATGCTTTGCAAGAAATCGGCGTTTGGCTCGACTGGCTACAAAAACAAGGTGCAAACCAAGTTACTTTAGCAGGCCATTCTCGGGGTGGAAATCAAACCGCTTGGTTTGTGTCTGAAAATGATTCGGATGCATTTGAAAAGGTGGTTTTAATTGCTCCTGCATTTGAAGGGCCGAAACCGGCTGAATTTTTAGCAAAGGCTCAAGAGATGCAGAAAAAAGGTGAAGGTCAGTCAATGATCAATGGGATTGATTTCATTTACTGCAAAGATGCTCAGGCGACTGCCGATGCGGTTGTGTCTTACTATCAAGACCAGTCAGGCTATCACACCGTTGAGTTGCTAAAATCGGCGAAAAAACCAACATTGGTTGCTATTGGTTCGGATGATGATGTCGTTGCAGAATTAGCAGAGGCGGTTGAACCTTTGGTGGCAAGCGGTAAAGTCAGTGCGGTTACGATTGAAGATGCCGACCACTTCTTTTTAGACTTTGCCAATGAAGATTTAGCGGCAGCGATAGCTGAATTTGTCGCGGAGTAATTCATTGAGTTAATGAAGATATAGGTTTCACGTGAAACCAATTACCTAGTCTGATAAACGCCAACTGAATGTTTTTTAGTTGGCGTTTTTTTATGCCTGCTTGTGTTGACTTATTCAGTGTTGAGTTAACTTCCCCAATCATCTTCTAGGGTACGAGTCCCATTCATCCAGTCGTAGAAAAAGTTTTCTAAGGATTGTCTATGTTGTTGGTCAATGGCTTTAAACTGCGCGAGTGTTTGTTCTCTGGAAATGCCAATTTTTTCATTGCCGGTAATGATTGCTTCACGACTAATGAGATTTAAGTCGTTGCGAGTCATCTAAAAGAAGTGTCAGAGGTTGCCGTAGTGTTTAAAGCTGCATGTGGGGTGGGAATCGAATTGAGCATAATTTGCACCTTCTACGTGTAAAAACGTAGAAAATAGTGCAAGTTTTATTCCAAAAAGGAATTTTAAGGCCTTTAAAAAGGATGGAATTAGTTATTTAGTGATTTATTTTATTGTTTTAGGTGCGTCGTAGTGATTGGGTTCGTCACTAAATACGCGGACATTCCACTCAGCGGCAAGCCCATCGTCAGCCAAACAGACGGTTTGGAAGAAATTAACAATTTCTTGTCGTTGGCAATGCGCTTCAAATGCATCCATATCTTCCCAGATTTCATTAAACACAATCGGAAAGCCTTTGCCTTCGGCAAAGGGGCTTTGAATTTGGCGGGTAACGCGGTATTGAATACAACCATCTTCTCGAAGTGTGTTTGGTTCTAAGGCTTGAAGACGCTGGAAAAGGGAATCAAACTTTCCTTCTTTAGGTAAAAATTCTGCAACGCAATAAACTCTCTTTGACATGGAATTCTCCTCATTTCAATGGTCGTTAGATTACCATTCAGAGTGTGACTTGAGAAGTGGCATGTAAGAGTTGATGAGCTAGGAAATAAAAAAGCCGGTCAATTTGACCGGCCGGTAACAACTTAGGAGAGGGTTGTTAGCTATTTAATTTCAGTTTTAGGATCGATTTCAATCAAATCATTAAATGCGTGCCATGAGGCGTATCCAAGTAACGGCATAATCACCAACATTGCTATACCGAAAGTAACAATCCCAATAGAGATCAACGCCCCGATAATCAATGCCCAAACGGCCATAACCGCTTTGTTGTGCATCACAACTTTAAAACTCAGAATCATCGCTTGAATCACACCAATATTTCGGTCTCTAAGTAGCAATGGAATAGTGACAACACTTAATGCAAACACTACCGCAGAAACTGCTGCACCGGAAATCATGAAATAGGTCATAAATGTTAGACCAACATCCGATGTTAAAAAGCTCATAATGCCGGCGTTCGGATCAACGATGAGTAGTGAACTTGAATTAACAATTGCGGCGATTAACGGAACCACACGACTCCAAATGGCAATAATGATACCGAGTGCTAGAGCAAATAAAGCAAACTCAGTCAGGTTATGCCGCCATGAAACCATTGATTTTAATAAATGCGGTTTTTCTCCTTTGTGCAATTGGATGGAAACAGCATAGAGCCCAGTCGCGAGAAACGGAGATAGCATGACAAAGAAGGTCGCGACCTTAAACATCATAATGGGTTGTTCTTGAAAACTATTGAATACCAGTAATACTGAAAAAGCCATAATGCTGCCGTAGAAGAAAGATGCAAGTGGCGCATGTGCCATGTCCATCCAGCCTTTTTTCAGCCAGTGCCCAATATGTGAAAACTGAACGTCTTTTGATACGATATGTTCACCTTTTTCAGTGACATGATCGTGAATCGCGGGTGAAGAATAAGTGCTTGTCATAATTTCCTCCTGTTCGAAAACTTCGGTAATGACAAAAGGCGAGATTGAACGTTTAAGCCAACGAATCAAAAGAGATTATTTGTTGGTCGTGCCTCAAATCTGCCTGAAAATGAAAAAATCTACTCTACTTTTTATAAAGAATAATCCTTTGTAAACGGCTGAAAATTTCAGCAAATTAGGTTAAAAAAATCTTTTCGAGTTTTATTTATACCTTATTTGATACCGGAAACGCTAATTAAAATTACGTAAGTAATTGATTTATAAAATTAATATAAGAATCTAATAATATTTTATGGGCTTGAGTAAAACGGATGGTTTGAAGGGCTGTAAATCAGTGGAAATAGGAATGGCAGATCAAATTAAAAACGCCCAAGGCAAAGTTGTCCAAGATAGAAATTTCGATAAATTAGTGGATAAGTTTGAAAAAAAAGTCTATGACACTGTTAAGGGTGAGTGGCGCCTGAAGTTGCTGAAAGAAGATTTGGAAACCTTAAGAAACCAATCGCAAATGAGTATTTGGGATGCAGGTTGTGGGTTTGCGCAAATCAGTCAATGGTTCGCTCAAGTTGGGCACGATGTGACTTTGTGTGATTTATCTCATCAGATGTTGATTCGTGCACGTGAAAATTTTGCCCGTCAAAACCTTACCGGCCGGTTTATTGAAGGGGCTGCCCAAGAGGTTGCTGAGACGTTAGAATCGTTTGACTTGGTCTTGTTTCATGCGGTTTTAGAATGGTTGGCAGAGCCTAAACAGACATTAAAGGCTGTAGCCGATA
Proteins encoded in this window:
- a CDS encoding putative quinol monooxygenase produces the protein MSKRVYCVAEFLPKEGKFDSLFQRLQALEPNTLREDGCIQYRVTRQIQSPFAEGKGFPIVFNEIWEDMDAFEAHCQRQEIVNFFQTVCLADDGLAAEWNVRVFSDEPNHYDAPKTIK
- a CDS encoding alpha/beta hydrolase; translated protein: MQLNPFSFHKWCVSSVASAFVAGSLILGSAAVQAAEVKEIKQTIEQNGTNLSVRANLMMADGKTMQDDMVLLTHGTLTHMERSTYAALQKNLAALGVSSLAINLSLGVDNRQGEYDCAVPHKHRHTDALQEIGVWLDWLQKQGANQVTLAGHSRGGNQTAWFVSENDSDAFEKVVLIAPAFEGPKPAEFLAKAQEMQKKGEGQSMINGIDFIYCKDAQATADAVVSYYQDQSGYHTVELLKSAKKPTLVAIGSDDDVVAELAEAVEPLVASGKVSAVTIEDADHFFLDFANEDLAAAIAEFVAE
- a CDS encoding DUF2189 domain-containing protein; translated protein: MTSTYSSPAIHDHVTEKGEHIVSKDVQFSHIGHWLKKGWMDMAHAPLASFFYGSIMAFSVLLVFNSFQEQPIMMFKVATFFVMLSPFLATGLYAVSIQLHKGEKPHLLKSMVSWRHNLTEFALFALALGIIIAIWSRVVPLIAAIVNSSSLLIVDPNAGIMSFLTSDVGLTFMTYFMISGAAVSAVVFALSVVTIPLLLRDRNIGVIQAMILSFKVVMHNKAVMAVWALIIGALISIGIVTFGIAMLVIMPLLGYASWHAFNDLIEIDPKTEIK
- a CDS encoding DUF423 domain-containing protein; translated protein: MNTEQQFKTQALQWIRVSAVLLFLAVAFGAFGAHGLEKSFSLKQLSVWEKGVDYLFIHGLAMFMVSFLFRLFPKQISHWQRVNWSFLAGVSLFSGSLFAWCLTDIHSLVFLTPLGGLLFLAAWLQLALGVSSEINQNKEKEIMK
- a CDS encoding methyltransferase domain-containing protein, giving the protein MADQIKNAQGKVVQDRNFDKLVDKFEKKVYDTVKGEWRLKLLKEDLETLRNQSQMSIWDAGCGFAQISQWFAQVGHDVTLCDLSHQMLIRARENFARQNLTGRFIEGAAQEVAETLESFDLVLFHAVLEWLAEPKQTLKAVADKVSPAGYFSLLFYNRNSVVIRNTLKGGWRLPYLMNDEYLGKGKKLTPPNPQIPEEVCSWLEEWGFEIQVHTGIRVFHDYMTPEVIEQSSIDELLDLEYRYCREPTYRNMARYIHILAKKP